The Pseudomonas parafulva genome window below encodes:
- a CDS encoding aspartate-semialdehyde dehydrogenase → MSQALDIAVVGATGSVGEALVQILEELQFPVATLHLLASMESAGSSVMFAGKKVRVREVDSFDFAQVKLAFFAAGAAVSRTFASKAREAGCSVIDLSGGLEEALSIVPEANPEALDGLKLPVVVSSPSSGAIALAVALAPLRGVLDIERIQVMACLAVSSQGREAVNELARQTAELLNARPLEPRFFDRQVAFNLLAQVGATDEQGHGTLERRLVSESRVLLGLPELKISVSCVQVPVFFGDSFSVSVQSRTPVDVQAVKLALDGAASVERVENDDYPTPVGDAVGQDVVYVGRVRQGIDADHQLDLWLTTDNVRKGAALNAVQLAQLLIKKMA, encoded by the coding sequence ATGAGCCAAGCCTTAGATATCGCCGTCGTCGGCGCCACCGGCAGTGTCGGTGAAGCCCTGGTGCAGATCCTCGAGGAGCTTCAGTTTCCAGTGGCAACCCTGCATTTGTTGGCGAGCATGGAGTCAGCGGGCAGCAGTGTGATGTTCGCCGGCAAGAAGGTCCGTGTGCGCGAAGTCGACAGTTTCGATTTTGCTCAGGTCAAGCTGGCGTTCTTCGCCGCTGGTGCGGCGGTGAGCCGCACTTTTGCGAGCAAGGCGCGTGAGGCTGGGTGTTCGGTGATCGACCTCTCTGGCGGGCTCGAAGAGGCGTTGAGCATCGTACCGGAGGCCAACCCTGAGGCGCTGGACGGGCTAAAGCTGCCCGTAGTGGTGTCGAGCCCGAGCAGCGGTGCGATCGCCTTGGCGGTGGCGCTGGCACCGCTTCGAGGTGTGCTCGATATCGAGCGAATTCAGGTCATGGCCTGCCTGGCCGTGTCGTCGCAGGGACGCGAGGCCGTGAACGAACTGGCCAGACAGACTGCCGAGTTGCTCAACGCACGCCCTCTCGAGCCGCGCTTCTTCGATCGGCAGGTGGCGTTCAACCTGCTGGCGCAAGTGGGCGCTACCGATGAGCAGGGGCACGGCACCCTGGAGCGGCGCTTGGTCAGTGAGAGTCGCGTGCTGTTGGGGCTGCCTGAACTGAAGATTTCTGTGAGCTGCGTTCAAGTCCCAGTGTTTTTCGGCGATAGCTTCAGTGTGTCCGTACAAAGCCGAACTCCCGTGGATGTGCAGGCGGTCAAGCTGGCGCTGGACGGCGCTGCCAGCGTCGAACGCGTGGAGAATGACGACTATCCGACGCCAGTGGGTGACGCAGTGGGGCAGGACGTGGTCTATGTTGGTCGTGTACGCCAGGGAATCGACGCGGATCACCAACTCGATCTGTGGTTGACGACCGACAACGTGCGCAAGGGCGCGGCCCTCAACGCCGTACAATTGGCGCAATTGTTGATTAAAAAAATGGCGTAA
- a CDS encoding FimV/HubP family polar landmark protein: MLRIRKLVLAIAAASALSSGMANALGLGELTLKSAQNQPLDAEIELLDVRDLTPAEVAPSLAPAEEFAKAGVTLPAYLQDLSFTPVINPNGRSVLRVTSSKPLPEPVIKFLVQVMWPQGRLLRDYSVALDAPQAATAAPAQGTVNPATTVGSYTTRQRDTLWQIAARNTQGGSIQQTMLAIQALNPDAFIGNNINQLKTGQVLRLPDQQQIRAIPQGEAIREVAEQYAAWREGRRLGPRARQLDATRRGAADAAPARIAQGDNLRLVSPNNQGAANDAKALSDKLAVAQESLDTSRRDNEELQSRMTDLQSQLDKLQRLIELKNDQLARLQAQGDAAPAATVAPPPVEPAVNAQLTPAEPVVVPPPAAVDTAPVPEPETAAQPQTEPSMLDDLLGNPLLLGLLAGSAFLVLLLLLLLLARKRKAQQEAEKHLRMARALAEDDERGPDPDLPPGSFDGLDVSAPTVTLSPAVVAASAAAAAAAEKPVAASAPVVADRYAALLAEVDDSVAKGHLNHAASLLEPVVAAEPQRSDLRLKLMEVYARQGDQHAFAEQEHQLADTPENQGEVEGIKQRYPAMVAVVAATAAVGLGAAALAAEQDEQYVQELLQDPEPLVEAQPEPVQAVEPAPQDASEADVESITATPDLGDDFDLSLDDDLLLDEPLDAPVLDAPEAPQADQMQSGADDDFEALLAQAQAQSQPQPLDDLADFDLDVGEPAAATPAADSETPVDVAAELAAFDEIPEFDPISELELPEDFDLSLSLDDETPADKHFASELDDVNAELDKLSQSLASPSLEPHFTAEDAALEPEALDDLDFDFFSGTDEVATKLDLARAYIDMGDHQGARDILDEVVKDGDDTQRQEAEDMLSRLV; this comes from the coding sequence ATGCTTCGAATTCGCAAATTGGTTCTGGCTATCGCGGCCGCTTCGGCGCTGTCGTCCGGCATGGCCAATGCACTCGGTCTTGGCGAGCTGACCCTCAAGTCGGCGCAGAACCAGCCGCTGGACGCCGAGATCGAGCTGCTCGATGTACGCGACCTGACCCCTGCGGAGGTGGCGCCTAGCCTGGCGCCCGCCGAGGAGTTCGCCAAGGCTGGCGTGACGCTACCGGCCTATCTGCAGGACCTGAGCTTCACCCCGGTGATCAACCCCAACGGCCGCAGCGTGCTGCGTGTCACCTCCAGCAAGCCGCTGCCCGAGCCTGTCATCAAGTTTCTGGTGCAAGTGATGTGGCCGCAAGGGCGCCTGCTGCGTGACTACAGCGTTGCGCTCGATGCGCCGCAAGCTGCCACTGCCGCGCCAGCGCAGGGAACCGTCAACCCGGCGACCACTGTGGGCAGCTACACCACCCGTCAGCGTGACACGCTCTGGCAAATCGCTGCGCGTAATACCCAGGGTGGCTCGATTCAACAAACCATGCTGGCGATCCAGGCTTTGAATCCTGACGCCTTCATCGGTAACAACATCAACCAGCTCAAGACCGGCCAGGTGCTGCGCCTGCCGGATCAGCAGCAGATCCGCGCCATCCCCCAGGGCGAAGCGATTCGTGAGGTGGCCGAACAGTACGCCGCCTGGCGCGAAGGACGGCGCCTGGGGCCTCGCGCTCGGCAATTGGACGCGACCCGTCGTGGCGCCGCCGATGCTGCCCCGGCACGGATTGCCCAAGGCGATAACCTGCGCCTGGTCTCACCGAATAACCAAGGTGCGGCGAATGACGCCAAGGCCCTCAGCGACAAATTGGCGGTCGCTCAGGAGAGCCTGGATACCAGTCGCCGTGACAACGAAGAACTGCAGAGTCGAATGACCGATCTGCAAAGCCAGTTGGACAAGCTGCAGCGCCTGATCGAACTGAAGAATGATCAACTGGCGCGTCTGCAGGCTCAAGGTGACGCGGCGCCGGCCGCTACGGTAGCGCCGCCGCCGGTCGAGCCTGCGGTGAATGCCCAACTGACGCCGGCCGAACCTGTGGTCGTACCCCCTCCGGCTGCGGTCGACACCGCGCCGGTGCCGGAGCCAGAGACCGCTGCCCAGCCCCAGACCGAACCGAGCATGCTCGACGATCTGCTGGGTAATCCGTTGTTGCTGGGACTGTTGGCCGGTTCGGCGTTCCTGGTCCTGCTGCTGTTGCTGCTGCTTCTGGCGCGCAAGCGCAAGGCGCAGCAAGAGGCGGAAAAACATCTGCGCATGGCGCGGGCGCTGGCCGAGGACGATGAGCGCGGGCCGGACCCAGACTTGCCACCAGGCAGCTTCGATGGCCTGGACGTGTCTGCCCCCACGGTGACCCTGTCGCCGGCGGTGGTGGCGGCCTCTGCAGCGGCCGCCGCCGCGGCTGAGAAGCCGGTCGCTGCCAGTGCGCCTGTGGTTGCCGATCGCTATGCCGCACTGTTGGCCGAGGTCGATGACAGTGTCGCCAAGGGGCATCTGAACCACGCCGCTAGCCTGCTTGAGCCTGTTGTGGCTGCTGAGCCGCAGCGCAGCGACCTGCGCCTGAAGTTGATGGAGGTCTATGCGCGTCAAGGCGATCAACACGCCTTTGCCGAGCAGGAGCACCAGTTGGCCGACACCCCGGAGAATCAGGGTGAAGTCGAAGGCATCAAGCAGCGTTACCCGGCCATGGTTGCCGTCGTGGCTGCGACGGCAGCCGTCGGGCTCGGCGCCGCCGCTTTGGCAGCAGAGCAGGATGAGCAATACGTCCAGGAGCTGTTGCAGGACCCAGAGCCGCTAGTCGAGGCGCAGCCTGAGCCCGTGCAAGCCGTCGAGCCCGCGCCGCAGGACGCCAGCGAAGCTGACGTCGAATCCATCACGGCCACGCCGGATTTGGGCGACGACTTCGACCTGAGCCTGGATGACGACCTGCTGTTGGACGAGCCGCTCGACGCGCCGGTGCTCGACGCCCCAGAAGCACCGCAGGCCGACCAGATGCAGAGCGGCGCAGACGACGATTTCGAGGCGCTGCTGGCGCAGGCTCAGGCGCAGTCCCAGCCGCAGCCACTGGATGATCTGGCGGACTTCGACCTGGATGTCGGTGAGCCTGCTGCTGCCACGCCAGCCGCAGACAGCGAGACGCCCGTTGATGTCGCTGCCGAGCTTGCGGCGTTCGACGAGATTCCTGAGTTCGATCCGATTTCCGAACTGGAACTGCCGGAGGACTTCGACCTGTCGTTGTCGCTGGATGACGAAACACCCGCCGACAAGCATTTCGCGTCTGAGCTCGATGATGTCAACGCCGAACTGGACAAGCTTTCGCAGAGTCTGGCGTCGCCTTCGCTGGAACCGCATTTCACCGCCGAGGATGCGGCGCTCGAGCCCGAAGCCCTGGACGACCTGGATTTCGATTTCTTCTCCGGGACCGATGAGGTGGCGACCAAGCTGGACCTGGCGCGTGCCTACATCGATATGGGCGACCATCAGGGGGCCCGCGACATCCTCGATGAAGTGGTCAAGGATGGTGACGATACCCAGCGTCAGGAAGCTGAGGACATGCTCTCGCGTCTGGTCTGA
- the truA gene encoding tRNA pseudouridine(38-40) synthase TruA → MDINDIEAAESAAEGYSRIALGVEYKGSRYRGWQRQASGVPSVQQALEQALSKVADAPISVVCAGRTDAGVHGCGQVVHFDTCAVRDERAWTLGSNFNLPHDISVVWARPMPAHFHARFKATARRYRYVIYNDPIRPAHLAEEVTWNHRPLDIAAMAQAAEYLLGTHDFSAFRASQCQAKSPIKHIHHLRVTRHGRMIVLDVRATAFLHHMVRNIAGVLMTIGAGERPVEWARQVLEGRNRREGGVTAHPYGLYLVQVEYPDEFALPQRYIGPHFLTGYESLSD, encoded by the coding sequence TTGGACATCAACGACATCGAGGCGGCCGAGTCGGCCGCCGAAGGCTACTCGCGCATCGCCCTGGGCGTGGAATACAAAGGGTCGCGCTATCGCGGCTGGCAGCGTCAGGCCAGCGGCGTGCCCAGTGTCCAGCAGGCGCTGGAGCAGGCGTTGTCGAAGGTCGCCGACGCGCCGATCAGCGTGGTGTGCGCCGGGCGCACCGATGCCGGTGTGCACGGTTGTGGTCAAGTGGTGCATTTCGACACGTGCGCGGTGCGCGACGAGCGCGCCTGGACCTTGGGCAGCAATTTCAACCTGCCCCACGACATCAGCGTGGTCTGGGCGCGGCCAATGCCTGCGCACTTTCACGCACGCTTCAAGGCGACCGCTCGGCGCTACCGCTACGTGATCTACAACGATCCGATCCGTCCGGCGCACCTCGCCGAGGAAGTGACCTGGAATCATCGCCCGCTGGACATCGCCGCGATGGCCCAGGCGGCCGAGTACCTGCTCGGCACTCATGACTTCAGCGCGTTTCGCGCCAGCCAGTGTCAGGCGAAGTCGCCGATCAAGCATATCCATCACCTGCGTGTGACGCGCCACGGTCGCATGATCGTGCTGGATGTACGTGCCACCGCTTTCCTGCATCACATGGTGCGCAACATCGCCGGCGTGCTGATGACCATCGGCGCCGGCGAGCGGCCGGTGGAGTGGGCACGGCAGGTGCTGGAGGGGCGCAATCGGCGCGAAGGCGGTGTCACCGCCCACCCCTACGGCCTTTATCTGGTGCAGGTGGAGTACCCGGACGAGTTCGCGCTACCGCAGCGTTACATCGGTCCACACTTTCTCACCGGCTACGAGTCGCTGTCCGACTGA
- a CDS encoding phosphoribosylanthranilate isomerase: MSNVRTKICGITRIEDALAAAEAGADAIGFVFYAKSPRAVDVRQARAIIAALPPFVTTVGLFVNASRCELSEILEVVPLDLLQFHGDETPADCEGYHRPWIKALRVRPGDDLQAACEHYHGARGILLDTYVPGVPGGTGEAFDWSLVPAGLSKPIILAGGLSAGNVAQAIRQVRPYAVDVSGGVEQAKGIKDAGKIDAFLEAVRLA, encoded by the coding sequence ATGAGCAACGTGCGCACCAAGATCTGTGGCATCACCCGCATCGAGGATGCCCTGGCGGCTGCCGAAGCGGGAGCCGACGCCATCGGCTTCGTGTTCTATGCCAAGAGCCCGCGCGCGGTGGATGTACGCCAGGCCCGGGCCATCATCGCCGCGCTGCCGCCTTTCGTCACCACCGTGGGCCTGTTCGTCAATGCCTCGCGTTGCGAACTGAGCGAGATCCTCGAAGTGGTCCCGCTGGACCTGCTACAGTTCCACGGCGATGAAACACCGGCCGATTGCGAGGGGTACCATCGTCCATGGATCAAAGCGCTGCGCGTGCGCCCGGGCGACGATCTGCAGGCGGCCTGCGAGCACTACCATGGCGCCCGCGGCATTCTGCTCGATACCTACGTGCCGGGTGTGCCGGGCGGTACGGGTGAAGCGTTCGACTGGTCGCTGGTGCCGGCAGGCCTGAGCAAGCCCATCATTCTGGCCGGAGGATTGTCGGCGGGTAACGTCGCTCAGGCGATTCGCCAGGTTCGACCCTATGCGGTCGATGTCAGTGGCGGGGTCGAACAGGCCAAGGGCATCAAGGATGCGGGCAAGATCGATGCCTTCCTCGAGGCGGTCAGGCTGGCATGA
- the accD gene encoding acetyl-CoA carboxylase, carboxyltransferase subunit beta → MSNWLVDKLIPSIMRSEVKKSSVPEGLWHKCPSCEAVLYRPELEKTLDVCPKCNHHMRIGARERIDIFLDAEGRAELGADLEPVDRLKFRDGKKYKDRLTAAQKQTGEKDALVSVSGTLMGLPVVVSAFEFSFMGGSMGAIVGERFVRAANHALEHRCPMICFSASGGARMQEALISLMQMAKTSAVLARLREEGIPFISVLTDPVYGGVSASLAMLGDVIVGEPKALIGFAGPRVIEQTVREKLPEGFQRSEFLLEHGAIDLIISRQELRPRLARLLAQMTGQATPEQAQEAAVVA, encoded by the coding sequence ATGAGCAACTGGTTGGTAGACAAACTGATCCCTTCGATCATGCGTTCCGAGGTGAAGAAGAGCTCGGTACCGGAGGGCCTGTGGCACAAGTGCCCATCCTGCGAAGCCGTGCTGTATCGTCCGGAGCTGGAAAAAACCCTCGACGTCTGCCCCAAGTGCAACCATCACATGCGCATCGGTGCCCGTGAGCGTATCGATATCTTCCTCGATGCCGAAGGGCGTGCCGAATTGGGTGCCGACCTGGAGCCGGTCGACCGTCTGAAATTCCGTGATGGCAAGAAGTACAAGGACCGCCTGACCGCTGCTCAGAAGCAGACGGGCGAAAAAGATGCCCTGGTGTCGGTCAGTGGAACGCTGATGGGTCTGCCGGTTGTCGTCAGTGCCTTCGAGTTCTCGTTCATGGGCGGTTCCATGGGCGCCATCGTCGGTGAACGGTTCGTCCGCGCTGCAAACCATGCGCTGGAACACCGTTGCCCGATGATCTGCTTCTCCGCCTCGGGTGGTGCGCGCATGCAGGAAGCGCTGATCTCGCTGATGCAGATGGCCAAGACCTCTGCGGTGCTGGCACGTCTGCGTGAAGAAGGCATTCCGTTCATTTCGGTGCTGACCGATCCGGTCTACGGTGGTGTATCGGCCAGTCTGGCCATGCTCGGCGACGTCATCGTCGGCGAGCCCAAGGCGCTGATCGGCTTCGCCGGCCCACGCGTGATCGAGCAGACCGTGCGCGAGAAGCTTCCCGAGGGCTTCCAGCGCAGCGAATTCCTGCTGGAGCACGGCGCCATCGACCTGATCATTTCGCGTCAGGAACTGCGTCCGCGCCTGGCCCGACTGCTGGCGCAAATGACCGGCCAGGCCACGCCTGAGCAGGCCCAAGAAGCTGCCGTCGTCGCGTGA
- the folC gene encoding bifunctional tetrahydrofolate synthase/dihydrofolate synthase: MSERTLGEWLAYLEQLHPSAIDMGLERCRQVLARLDLGRLAARVVTVTGTNGKGSTCAFVAALLRAQGLKVGVYSSPHLVRYNERVQIDGNQASDRDLCRAFAAVEAARGEISLTYFEMGTLAAFWLFRQSSLDAVVLEVGLGGRLDAVNLIDADLSLVTSIGVDHVDYLGDTREQVAFEKAGIFRQGTPALCGDLDPPQPLLDKVSELACPFFLRGRDFDLASTDAHWQWRGTTLRGEAVELVDLPQLDLPMENAALAVQAYLLMDLPWVASDIAQALLGTRMTGRLDRRTVTWRGQRLELLLDVGHNPHAAEYLARRLATRPVSGRRLAVFGLLADKDLEGVVAPLLPLVDSWAVAPLETPRSRTGQELAMALTNHGATVKSYASVAAALEGQCAQATADDQILLFGSFFCVGQALEWLERQALEDGVDGSAG; this comes from the coding sequence ATGAGCGAGCGTACCCTGGGTGAGTGGCTCGCTTACCTGGAACAACTGCATCCCTCGGCGATCGACATGGGCCTCGAGCGATGCCGACAGGTGCTGGCGCGCCTCGACCTGGGGCGCCTGGCTGCGCGAGTGGTGACGGTAACCGGCACCAATGGCAAAGGCTCGACCTGTGCCTTCGTCGCCGCGCTGTTGCGCGCCCAGGGGCTCAAGGTGGGCGTCTACAGCTCGCCGCACCTGGTGCGCTACAACGAGCGGGTACAGATCGATGGCAACCAGGCCAGCGACCGTGACCTGTGTCGGGCCTTCGCTGCCGTAGAGGCCGCGCGTGGCGAAATCTCCCTGACCTATTTCGAGATGGGTACCCTGGCGGCCTTCTGGTTGTTCAGGCAGTCGTCCTTGGATGCCGTGGTGCTTGAAGTGGGGCTAGGCGGGCGTCTGGACGCCGTCAACCTGATCGACGCCGACCTGTCGCTGGTGACCAGCATCGGCGTGGACCATGTCGACTATCTGGGCGATACCCGGGAGCAGGTGGCCTTCGAGAAAGCCGGTATCTTCCGCCAAGGCACGCCAGCCTTGTGCGGCGATCTCGACCCGCCCCAGCCGCTGCTGGATAAAGTGTCCGAATTGGCTTGCCCGTTCTTCTTGCGCGGGCGCGATTTCGATCTGGCGAGCACTGACGCACATTGGCAATGGCGTGGTACCACGCTCAGGGGCGAGGCGGTGGAGTTGGTCGATCTGCCCCAGCTCGACTTGCCGATGGAGAACGCAGCCCTGGCAGTGCAGGCGTACCTGCTGATGGATCTGCCCTGGGTTGCGTCGGATATCGCCCAGGCGCTGCTGGGTACCCGCATGACCGGCCGCCTAGACCGTCGCACGGTGACGTGGCGCGGCCAACGGTTGGAATTGCTCCTGGATGTCGGCCACAACCCCCATGCTGCCGAGTACCTGGCACGCCGCTTGGCCACCCGGCCTGTCTCCGGGCGCCGCCTGGCGGTGTTCGGGCTGCTGGCGGACAAGGATCTCGAGGGCGTGGTCGCGCCGTTGCTGCCACTGGTCGATTCCTGGGCGGTGGCGCCGCTAGAGACGCCGCGCAGTCGCACCGGGCAGGAGCTTGCCATGGCCTTGACGAACCACGGCGCGACGGTGAAGTCATATGCCAGTGTCGCCGCTGCCCTCGAGGGGCAATGTGCGCAGGCAACGGCAGATGACCAGATCCTGCTGTTCGGTTCGTTTTTCTGCGTCGGCCAGGCCCTCGAATGGCTTGAGCGGCAGGCCCTGGAGGATGGAGTAGATGGCAGTGCTGGATAA
- a CDS encoding SPOR domain-containing protein codes for MAVLDKGMKQRMVGALVLVALAVIFLPMLFTREDEMRQVHVEVPQAPAMPSPSEVKVEPVQVPEPQPLPDLSEQAPVVVDESTAPPSAPSQPITPSPSQNAQPSAAKPQAPVADAKVESRAAQPAAQPPAASATASKPAAASKVDANGLPVSWSIQLASLSNRAGADTLQKTLRSQGYNAYIRSTGGLNRVFVGPIIDRAEAERLRDTINRQQNLKGIVVRFQPERG; via the coding sequence ATGGCAGTGCTGGATAAGGGAATGAAGCAGCGCATGGTGGGTGCGCTGGTGCTGGTGGCGCTGGCGGTGATCTTCCTGCCCATGCTGTTCACCCGAGAGGACGAGATGCGCCAGGTGCATGTCGAAGTGCCTCAAGCCCCGGCCATGCCAAGCCCGTCCGAGGTCAAGGTCGAGCCGGTCCAAGTGCCTGAGCCTCAGCCGCTGCCCGATCTTTCCGAGCAGGCGCCGGTGGTGGTCGATGAGTCCACAGCGCCTCCCAGCGCTCCCAGCCAGCCGATCACGCCGTCGCCGTCGCAGAACGCCCAGCCCTCCGCCGCGAAGCCTCAGGCGCCCGTTGCCGATGCCAAGGTCGAAAGTCGTGCTGCACAACCGGCTGCCCAGCCCCCTGCGGCCAGTGCAACGGCCAGCAAGCCGGCGGCAGCTTCCAAGGTCGATGCCAATGGTTTGCCGGTGAGTTGGTCGATCCAATTGGCCAGCCTGTCCAATCGTGCAGGCGCCGACACTCTGCAGAAAACCCTGCGCAGCCAAGGCTACAACGCCTACATTCGCTCCACCGGTGGACTGAATCGGGTATTCGTCGGCCCGATCATTGACCGTGCCGAAGCCGAGCGTCTACGCGATACGATCAACCGCCAGCAGAACCTCAAGGGCATCGTTGTGCGCTTCCAGCCTGAGCGCGGTTGA
- a CDS encoding CvpA family protein, translating to MAFTWVDWAIIAIIAISSLISLKRGFVKEALSLLIWIVAGAVAWMFGGSLSQYLESYIQTPSARVIAGCTILFIATLLVGAMINFLIGELIRVTGLSGTDRFLGMAFGAARGGLLVVVAVGLLSLGPVQQDSWWQESRLIPQFLLVADWSKNLILGFAGQWMSNGISSPVDLPFKEQLLGPSRP from the coding sequence GTGGCATTTACCTGGGTTGATTGGGCGATCATCGCGATCATCGCCATTTCCTCACTGATCAGTCTCAAGCGCGGTTTCGTCAAGGAAGCCTTGTCCCTGCTCATCTGGATCGTTGCCGGCGCGGTGGCGTGGATGTTCGGCGGGTCCCTGTCGCAGTACCTGGAAAGCTATATCCAGACGCCTTCGGCACGGGTCATCGCAGGCTGCACCATTCTCTTCATCGCCACGCTGCTGGTGGGGGCGATGATCAATTTCCTCATCGGCGAGCTGATCCGCGTGACCGGGCTGTCCGGCACCGATCGCTTTCTCGGCATGGCCTTCGGCGCCGCGCGCGGAGGCTTGCTGGTGGTGGTGGCCGTTGGGCTGCTCAGCCTGGGGCCGGTACAACAGGATTCGTGGTGGCAGGAATCACGCCTGATACCACAGTTTCTATTGGTCGCCGACTGGTCGAAGAACCTGATCCTGGGCTTCGCGGGTCAGTGGATGTCCAATGGGATCAGCTCACCGGTTGATCTTCCGTTCAAGGAACAGTTGCTCGGACCTTCCCGGCCCTGA
- the purF gene encoding amidophosphoribosyltransferase codes for MCGIVGIVGKSNVNQALYDALTVLQHRGQDAAGIVTSHDGRLFLRKDNGLVRDVFQQRHMQRLVGHMGIGHVRYPTAGSSTSAEAQPFYVNSPYGITLAHNGNLTNVEQLAKEIYESDLRHVNTNSDSEVLLNVFAHELAVRGKLQPTEDDVFAAVSHVHSRCVGGYAVVAMITGYGIVGFRDPNGIRPVVFGQRHTDEGVEYMIASESVALDVLGFTLIRDLAPGEAVYITEDGQMHTKQCAEAPLLQPCIFEHVYLARPDSIMDGVSVYKARLRMGEKLADKIRRERPEHDIDVVIPIPDTSRTAALELANHLGVKFREGFVKNRYIGRTFIMPGQAARKKSVRQKLNAIELEFRGKNVMLVDDSIVRGTTCKQIIQMAREAGAKNVYFCSAAPAVRYPNVYGIDMPSAHELIAHNRTTEQVAELIGADWLIYQDLPDLIDSVGGGKIKIEHFDCAVFNGEYVTGDIDDVYLERIEQARNDAAKVKTQAVSAIIDLYNN; via the coding sequence ATGTGTGGCATCGTCGGTATCGTCGGTAAGTCGAACGTCAATCAGGCGCTGTATGACGCGCTAACGGTCCTCCAGCACCGCGGCCAGGACGCTGCCGGTATCGTGACCAGCCATGATGGCCGGTTGTTCCTGCGCAAGGATAATGGCTTGGTGCGCGATGTATTCCAGCAGCGCCACATGCAGCGCCTGGTCGGTCACATGGGCATCGGCCACGTGCGCTACCCCACCGCGGGCAGCTCGACTTCGGCCGAGGCCCAGCCGTTCTATGTCAACTCGCCGTACGGCATCACCTTGGCGCACAACGGTAATTTGACCAACGTCGAGCAGTTGGCCAAGGAGATCTACGAGTCCGACCTGCGTCACGTCAACACCAACTCCGACTCGGAAGTGCTGCTCAACGTGTTTGCCCACGAGCTGGCCGTACGCGGCAAGCTGCAGCCGACCGAGGACGATGTGTTCGCGGCGGTGTCCCATGTGCACAGCCGCTGTGTCGGTGGCTACGCCGTGGTGGCGATGATCACCGGCTACGGTATCGTCGGTTTCCGTGACCCCAACGGCATTCGTCCGGTGGTCTTCGGCCAGCGCCACACCGACGAAGGCGTCGAGTACATGATTGCCTCCGAAAGCGTGGCCCTGGACGTGCTGGGCTTTACCCTGATCCGCGACCTGGCGCCGGGCGAAGCGGTGTACATCACCGAAGACGGACAGATGCACACCAAGCAGTGCGCTGAGGCCCCCCTGTTGCAACCGTGCATCTTCGAGCACGTCTACCTGGCCCGCCCCGACTCCATCATGGATGGCGTGTCGGTGTACAAGGCGCGTCTGCGCATGGGTGAGAAGCTGGCCGACAAGATCCGTCGCGAGCGCCCCGAGCACGACATCGACGTGGTCATCCCGATTCCGGACACCAGCCGCACCGCAGCCCTGGAACTGGCCAACCACCTGGGCGTGAAATTCCGTGAAGGCTTCGTCAAGAACCGTTACATCGGCCGCACCTTCATCATGCCTGGCCAGGCGGCACGCAAGAAGTCGGTACGGCAAAAGCTCAATGCCATCGAATTGGAATTCCGTGGCAAGAACGTGATGCTGGTGGACGACTCGATCGTGCGCGGCACCACCTGCAAACAGATCATTCAGATGGCCCGCGAGGCCGGGGCGAAGAATGTCTACTTCTGCTCCGCAGCGCCCGCTGTACGCTACCCCAACGTCTACGGCATCGACATGCCGAGCGCTCACGAGCTGATCGCCCACAACCGTACCACTGAACAGGTGGCCGAGTTGATCGGCGCCGACTGGCTGATCTATCAGGACCTCCCGGACCTGATCGACTCGGTCGGTGGCGGCAAGATCAAGATCGAGCATTTCGATTGCGCGGTGTTCAACGGTGAGTACGTCACCGGCGACATCGACGACGTCTACCTGGAGCGGATCGAACAGGCGCGCAATGACGCTGCCAAGGTCAAGACCCAGGCCGTCAGCGCGATCATCGACCTGTACAACAACTGA